The window tctcggatggggttcaccacctccattggtgcctcttcgatgatgcgtgagtagttctttgtagaccttcgggtctgtagttagtagctagatggcttcctctctcttgctaaattctcaatacaatggtctcttggagatccatatgatgtaactctttttgcggtgtgtttgttgggatcgatgaactttgagttttcgatcagatctatctttttatatccatgaaagttatttgagtttctttgatctcttatatgcatgattgcttatagcctcatatttcttctccgatatttgggttttgtttggccaacttactctatttatcttgcaatgggaagaggtgctttgtagtgggttcgatcttatggtgcttgatcccagagacagaaggggaaccgacacgtatgtatcgttgctactaaggataaaacgatggggtctatctctacatagatagatcttgtctacatcatgtcatcgttcttattgcattactccgtttctccatgaacttaatacaccagatgcatgctggatagcggtcgatgtgtggagtaatagtagtagatgcaggcaggagtcggtctactaatcttggacgtgatgcctatgtaatgatcattgcctggatatcgtcatgattatttgaagttctatcagttgccaacagtaatttgttcacccaccgtttgctatttttctcgagagaagccactagtgaaacctacgcccccgggtctctttctcatatacttgcctttgcgatctacttttcctttgcatttattttcagatctattaaaccaaaaatacaaaaacagctttgctgcaatttattcttctttattttatttggcgttcgatctatcaatctactacaatttatctcacgttcgtttgcctatcttgaggcgccgtacccggaagggattgacaacccgtttaacacgtcgggttgcaagtttttgttatctgtgtgcaggggttgtttacgttgtgttgcttggttctcctactggttcaataaccttggtttcatatctgagggaaatacctaccgccgctgtgctgcatcatcccttcctctttggggaaataccgatgtagcttcaagtgacatcagtgtgcaggtaccgtttacatagtgttgcgtggttctcctactggttcgataatattggtctcataactgagggaaatatctACCGTAGctatgctacatcatcccttccgctttggggaaataccgacgtagttcaagcgacatcaagcCTCCATTTACCATTCGCCTTGCGTACCACCACTGGGTTTGCTAACCATGTGGGATGCatcactcctctgaccaaaccagcagctttaagtttcttgatctcttcggcAATGAACTGATGCTGCTCCAAGGCTTGCTTCcggaccttctgcttgacgggtcgggcatgagggcagacaacaaggtggtgctcgattacctccctaggaacaccacgatgtcagatggttgccaagaaaacacatcgacattcgcccgcggGAAGGTAACgggtgcgctttcctatttgtcgtcaagggtggagcttatggtgaacgTACCATTAGCGCCAACCAGCCCTGCCGGGATCTTCTTCACTGCAGGCGCGACAACCTTTGATTTCTTGCTATTGGAGCTCTCTGGCAAATCATCAACAGGCGCAGCGCACTCCGGAGGGTCGCGCTTCCTGGATTCCTTGCCGATATCCTTGCTAGTGTTctttcctttttcctttccttGGCGGGAGCGATAGCTTCCGTGGCTTCAGCAGCAACTGCTTCTCGATACTATCCACGCATATGATTGCGTCCTTCTTTTCCGATGGAATGCAAATGACACCCATCGGCCCTGGCAATTTTTGTGtattgtaggcatagtgggatgccgccatgaattttgcCAGGGCTGGATGACCAATGATTCCATTGTAAGGCAGAGGGAGATCAACCACATCGAACATGGCCTTCTCAGTTCGGTAGTTTAACTCTCCTCCAAATGTTACCAGGAGTGTGATCTTCCCCTTAGGATGACTCGTGTCGGGGTTGATCCCTTGGAAAGTACCAGTAACCTTGAGCTCTTCATCTGCAATCTGAAGGTTGTCGAGCACCTTGGGAGAAATCGGATTCAagccggccccgccgtcgaccaacatcttCATGACCTTAAGGTTGCggattgttggtgaaaccaacaacggaaAGCACCCTACCACAGtggtgcggtcagggtgatcctctttgatgaagatgatgggcgtgcgggaccatttGAGTGGGTTCCGAGAATCTGCCGCTGAATCCACAACATTGACCTCACATGCCCACTATTTAAGCTGGTGGTGAGAGGAGTACAAGGACGCACCCCTGTCAATGCATAGGCcgtcagtggccttctggaacacatgctcgctggtttcctcttcacccttcatcactctcatcatcacaTTCCTTCTTCCCATGGCCTTTGGCGGGTCCATTTTGCCGCCGAGGGGCCTTACTGGGGTGACCTCCTCTGCCACTCCGGGCCCTTCCCGCCAATGCCACCTTGGTCTCTCTCTTTCTCACGCTTCCCGTACTCAGCCTTCTGCTTCTTTACGAGTTGTTCAACCTGATGACACTCTTGGAGATCGTGGCCCTTGGttcgatggatcttgcagtacggcccgTCAGCCTTCccggccttctcggcagccgccgCTTCCCGACAATCAGTGCACGCGGCAACTTCCATACCGGGAGCCTCGATTTTGGCCTTCTTGTCGGTACTAGGGGCGCTCGATCCTTCGATGGCCAACACTGCTTTATCCTTCTGCTTCTTGTTGTGCTTTttgatcttcttcttcttcttctgcctgGTGGCATCATCGTCTTCTTCTGACTCAACATCGATGTCACCTTCTTCTACGGGGAGTCGCCTCCCCTCCTCTGTTCCGGCACACTTATCTGCCAAAGTGTACAACtgcttcacagtcttgggcaaccagATGTTCATCTTAGAACGTACCCTGCGGTTGCGCATGTTGGACTGGAATGCAGCTATCACAGCTGCTGGCTAGATGTCGGGAATGTTTCtgtgcacccggctgaacctctgcaTGTATTTTCGCAAACTCTCCCCTTCCTTCTATGGGAGGAGTTGCAAGTCACTGGGTCGTCCCACTTCTtgatggccgcccgtgaaggcgccaacaaactcatggcacatGTCAGCGCAGGTCGAGATGGAGTTCTtaggcaagtgcatcaaccacgaCCTCATGTTTGGCTAGAGTGCCAAACGGAAGTAGTTGGTAGATACCTTCTCATCTCTCCCTCCGGCGGCTTGAACATGCGGGCAGACGGCCCAAGAACTTGCCATAGCTCGCGAGTGAAGGCGGGgcactgatgtcgcttgaagcaacgtcagtatttccccaaagaggaagggatgatgcagcacagtggcagtaggtatttcccttagatatgaaaccaaggttatcaaaccagtaggagaaccaagcaacacaacgtaaacagcccctgcacacagataacaaatcctcgcaacccgacgtgttaaaggggttgtcaatcccttccggggtatggcgctgtaacgccccggatccgttgcgccaggtgtctgccagttattcgtggtcgttgccatgtcatttgcttgcgtgttgcattttgccatgtcatcatttgcatttcatatcatgtcatcatgtgcttcgcatttgcatacgtgttcgtctcgtgcatccgagcattttccccgttgtctgttttgcaatccggcgctcctatctcctccggtgcacccctcttgttgtctgtcgtgtgcgggtgtcaaactttctcggaatggaccgagtcttgtcaagtggtctcagtataccacccggagatcaccggtcaagtttcgttccatttggaggtcgtttggtactccaacggttaaccgggtaaccgcaaagtctgTTTTGGTATTGCAGAAAAAACCCCCTTCTAACAgtcccaaaacccctctaagtccctgccatgctctcggtcattcgatcacgatcgcgtgggcgaaaaccgcacctcatttggactctcctagctccctctacctatatatgtGTGTCTCTCCCGAGATTTTCGCGCAGATGaaccctagcgtcttccacctcgcgccgccggacaaattcgtccgcgccggacatgtccacCCGCCACCTCACTCCAACCAATCGTGGATCGCCAcgtcgcctccgccgcctccctccaCCACTCACAGCGCGCCACCTCAGCCTCccgcgccgtccccgccgccgcggcccgccgggcccaggcgcggcCGCCCAGGCCCGCGcggccgcccgagccccgccgcccgtccGCCGCTCGCCGGCCACCTCGGCTCCGCCGCCCGGGGTcgccttcctctgccccgccggCGCCCGTCCGCCTCGCCGGCGCCCCTCGCGCCTCCAcctgccgccatggccgccgcccctcGGCTCCCGCTCGCCCGCCGGCGTGCCCGCGCCTCCacccgccgccatggccgccgcccagTCCTCTTCCTCGCCGCCGGCCGCCTCCAGCGCCAACCCCGCCGCCTCGGGCCTCAACGCCCCGACCTCCGCCGCCTCCGGCCACCGGAGCACCCCTGCCTCTGCCCCCGAGCTCGAGCCGGCGACCCCGAGCCCGATCTGCATTGCCGAACTGGCGTTGActtcgtcccccccccccccctcgaggtCGAAATATCTCTTAAGTCCCCAGTTTTTGCTAATATGTGTGCATGTTCAACTGTGTGTAcctccgtgcatgtagctccgattcacgcgtgtaatatgtcaaattgttcgtctcgtaatgctcttcattttgttccattgcaccatgttcattagaggtcatcttgatgcccaaatctctgttggaagagggctagttgctgttattctctggttcttaacagaacttggagatttgtcattttttatcatttaatctgtgcatcttttgagcatgagctctacatgtgttttgaagtatgccatgccatatttccagtggtgtagtccatgtatttttgtgatctctgtggtgactagcacaagcatgcaaagtaggccccgtaatatttctgatttcagggacagtgatttctctaagtccttgtctgctgtaattttgttgccatgtaaacttgatgctacagagagatccatgcatattttggagatgttccgtaaggatgttttgtagatatagttgtaattgatccattcctgcaattgtttgcaattatagagtgccatagcatgactcaatcttgctctacttctgctataaaatatttctggcagattcttaacatgatatgcattttgccaagcttattatagttgatccatacatgctatgcttgtaatcttgccatggttagtttcataagcatgccatcttgctgtaggtttgcttggtttttcatgcattgctctgtggtgagtgcatcaagctcacaaagaggcctacatattaatatttctgccatgctctgttttctgctaagtctgaaacctgttaacgaaacttgctatgtttacatgcctgccatcatatcttctggtcctttttggcttatggtcagtaaggtacttttgtcatatgctttgattagattcatgccatgctttgttttgccatgttaagttcctatagcatgttgatttcgtgctctgaacattgcaacctgatgttatttctgtcatgtacagtatttctgctaagtctgtgaacctgttattatttgcaatcttgccatgtccttttgagcatgttctagtgatttctggagatagctcagtgttcatgttttgttgtgctttacctatacatcatgtccatggcttttgttttcatgttgagttgctgtagcatattgttttgatgattgctatatgcctagttgctgttttggacagattgttgctatgtcttgtttggagtgtatgtgttgcaccgttgctccgttttgagcatgctctatatgaaacttgcttagttttgcatgtagtatCATATTaccatgttgcatccttgttttgaggtgtttgcttgatgtttgtatgcattttgtatcaatgccatgcttatcttgttttgctcatatcttctaggccgtagctccgaatctaatgaactttatatgtaacttgactagaatttcgtgtagattatcatggtgctctttaacttgctgtttaacaacttgaatataaggtttattcagttctggaccaatttcgaaatttgcatatgaggacttaccggaattggtatatgttgtttccggcctcatttaaacttgctttgatgtgttgttcttgcatgcatcatctcttgtcatgagtagcttcatatagccttgtcatgcatcatacttggttgagcatcatgtcttgttcATGTGTGCTGTGTTTACTTTGTTGTGTgtttcttctcgatagttcccgtgtcgttgcgatcgtgaggattcgttcgtcttcgtggcttcatcttcttcatggattcgttcttcttcctagcgggatttcaggcaagatgaccgtcaccttggatctcattactatcattgctatgctagttgcctcgttctatcgctatgctgcgctacctattcacttgttcctcaagcctcccattttgccatgaacctctaacctttgtcacccttcctagcaaaccgttgtttggctgtgttaccgctttgctcagcccctcttttagcgttgttagttgcaggtgaagatgaagattgctccatgttggattatgtttatgttgggatatcacaatatctcttattttattaatgcatctatatacttggtaaagggtggaaggctcggccttatgcctggtgttttgttccactctcgccgccctagtttccatcataccggtgttatgttcccggattttgcgttccttacacggttgggtgatttatgggacccccttgacagttcgctttgaataaaactcttccagcaaggcccaaccttggttttaccatttgtccagcctatttcttttccctagggagtcgctctctcgagggtcatcttattttaaaccccccgggccagtgctcctctaagtgttggtccgaactgagtagactgcggggccacctcgtggaaactcgaggtctggttttactcgtaggatgtctcatccggtgttgccctgagaacgagacatgtgcagctcctatcgggatgtcggcgcatcgggaggctttgatggttttgttttaccattgtcgaaatgtcttgtaaccgggattccgagactgatcgggtcttcccaggagaaggaatatccttcgttgaccgtgagagcttatcatgggctaagttgggacacccctgcagggtattatctttcgaaagccgtgcccgcggttatgaggcagatgggaatttgttaatatccggttgtagaaaacttgacacttgaccttaattaaaacgcatcaaccgcgtgtgtagccgtgatggtctcttctcggcggagtccgggaagtgaacacggtttctgggttatgtttgccgtaagtaggagttcaggatcacttcttgatcatgctagtttcacgaccgttcctttgcttctcttctcgctctcattcacgtaagttagccaccatacatgcttagtcgctgctgcaacctcaccacctttaccccttcctttccctttaagctttgctagtcttgatacccatggtaatgggatttctgagtcctcgtggctcacagattactacaccaccagttgcaggtacaggttgtacgatgatcatgacgcgagagcgatgtttacttttttggagttcttcttctgcttcttcttcgatcaggggataggttccaggtcggcagcctgggctagcagggtggatgtcgtttgagtttctgtttatgtttcatccgtagtcggatgttgatcttatgtatgtggtattgatgtattcttgcggcatttgtatgccttgtatgtatccccaaatattatgtaatgttgatgtaatgatatccaccttgcaaaagcgtcttcaagatgcgcttctatccttggtgggaccgtcgagttcctttaggatagggtcgcatcttgggcgtgacaggCGCTATAACGCCCGAGTAactaagctacagtaatcccacgctaatggtgccacgtcaccatggttactgttgctaatctaccgttaggcCAAACCCTTTCAAAATTCAagttcaaattaatgtcaacaattaaagttttcaaaagtcaaaactaaaatgttcatcttgtgccaaataatgcatatttaatattggtggtgaaccaacatatTTGCAAAGTGTTTAACTGGCCTGAACTATTTGAAACAGAAGTTAAAAAACTAAAAGAAAGAGAGGAGGTGAGAGAGAGAAAGCCCCCCTGCCCCCTGGGCCTCGGCCCGTCCTAGCAAGCCGGCCCACCTTCCCCGCTGGGTCGCCCCTTCCCCCTCCCTGTTCCTCCGACCGTGCCCACGGTCGCCGCCGAACCCATCTCGCCGACAACGCCGCTACAGGCGCcgcggggaggataaggacgccggCATCGGCGCCCTGGCTCCCGCCGAGATCTTCCCCCTCACCCacttcccccttctccctctccctctccttcgttTTGGAGAAGAggccgacgcggtcgccgccgtgcCTTGCCCATCCTCACGGCCACCGAGCCCCGAgtgcctctccgacgagcccgacTGCTCCACCGACTTCCTCTACTTCCTCTCCGCCCTCTGGATCGAGCCCGGCGCCACCACAGCCTCGGGATCGAGCTCCTCCCCTACCCCGCCCGTCGTCGATCCCCGCCGCCGTACACCTCCGATaagcctccccgagcacgctgccacTTCCCTACGGCTCCCGGTGAGCCACCGCGTCTCTCTCCTTGCTCCCCCCGCACGAATCCACCACCATAGCTGCCCTACCATCGCCGCCCGAACGCAGCTCCGCCGCATAGCTCGCCGCCGTTGCTGTGGGCATCGTCATGCTCACCCGAGCACACGAGCGTGCTCAGGACCGCTCGCTGAAGCCGCCCATGCCACTTGCTTCCCTCCCCGTGCCCCTTAGCACCTACCTCAACGAACGCCCGAACGTGTCGCCGCCTCCGCTCGCCGCCGGCGTGcttccggtgaccaaatggtcacgggctcgCGACCGTTGGCCTCGCCGCAAAGTGTACGCCTTGCCCATCCTCTCAGTTCGCTCACGAACGCGCCGCACCACCGTTGCCGTTGCTcgcccgaagcacctcgccgccggcgagctcaaagcgctcgcccccgtccgttccagccactccggccaccaccattggacgcgcggcgccgagccacgtcgaacgcgcccagccacaaccccgcagaccccctgtggGCGAAACCCGCGCCcatcccgagccgcgccgccatGTTTGACTCGTCGGAGTCAACTCCGGCGCGTCTCCGGCCGGTGTCCGACATGGTGTCCATGAGGCACCACCTGGGACACTGACTGGTGGGCCCAGGGGTCCCCTTTGACCTGTTGACTtgggtcaacactgacgtgaccgcccccagtgccactgacatgtgggccccgtgCTAATTAAACAGGttttataaataaataaataaataaaacatTAATTAATCTGTTAATTAGTTTTAATCACTAATTAGTCACTGACTAACGGGGCCCACACCCCTAACTAATACTGTTAGACAAATTAATCCACTGATTAACCCatagaggctgacatgtgggtcccggtggccccactggtcaggtttgacctggtcagtgTGACTGTTGACTACTGACGTCATCTtcatgtcatgctgacatcatattccttttctgttatttctgttaatttaaataattccagaaaatgtttaaatctttaaaaattcatataaaataatccgtaactcagatgaaaatgttttctacatgaaagttgctcagaaaaatccaacgaatccggatTCGCGGTCCGTTTACCTATCAGATGcgtctaactatctgaacatggaacattcccctccggtcatctgtttgacacaggtccggaaccgggaatacattcccggttgaattccccttctacctttatcgtgtagccatacgttaggtcacacccggcacaacatattaccatgttatgctttgtgatgctatgtttgatttatatttactgtttcttccccctcttctgtccggtagaccccgagacccacgctgctgctgcccagttcgactacggagttgacgacccctcctacttgccagagcaaccaggcaagcccccccctgatcaccagatatcgcctattcttctctatactgcttggattagagtagtgtagcatgttattgctttccgttaatcctatcctgatgcatagcctgtccttgctactattgttgttacctttacctgcaatcctacatgcttagtataggatgctagttttccatcagtggccctacattcttgtccgtctattgtgctatactatcgggccatgatcacttgggcggtgatcatgggtatatacttatataatctatacatgacacctgtggtgactaaagtcgggtcgactcgtaggagtacccgcaagtggatctttgtggcggagcgacagggcaggttgagaccacttaggcgagaggtgggcctggccctggacggcgtccgcggttacttcaaaataacacgcttaacgagttcttggtatttgatctgagtctggccatttggtctatacgcactaaccaactacgcgggaacagttatgggcactcgacgtcgtggtatcagccaagccttcgtgacgtcagcgaccaCGCGGCGCGTgctggattggactggaacgccactaggctaggtctgcttccggccgtgtacgcaacatgcaggtgtgcaatgggcgatgggcccagacccctgcgcgcataggatttagaccggcgtgctgacctctctgttgtgcctaggtggggctgcgatgtgttgatcttccgaggccgggcatgacccagaaaagtgtgtccggccaaatgggatcgagcgtgttgggttatgtggtgcacccctgcagggaagtttatctattcgaatagtcgtgtccctcggtaaaaggatgacccggagttgtaccttgaccttatgacaactagaaccggatacttgataaaacacacccttccaagtgccagatacaacccggtgatcgctctctaatagggcgacgaggaggggatcgtcgggtaggattatgctatgcgatgctacttggaggacttcaatctactctcttctacatgctgcaagatggaggctgccagaagcgtagtcttcgacaggactagctatccccccttattctggcattctgcagttcagtccactgatatggtcctttatacctatacccatgcatatgtagagTAGCTCCTTGCtcgcgagtactttggatgagtactcacggttgctttccttcctcttttccccttttcctttctacctgattgtcgcaaccagaggCTGGAGTCCAGGaaccagacgccaccgtcgacgacgactcctacgatactggaggtgcctactagtacgtgcaggccgctgacgatgaccaggagtagttaggaggatcccaggcaggaggcttgcgcctctt is drawn from Aegilops tauschii subsp. strangulata cultivar AL8/78 chromosome 1, Aet v6.0, whole genome shotgun sequence and contains these coding sequences:
- the LOC109732814 gene encoding uncharacterized protein; the encoded protein is MKMLVDGGAGLNPISPKVLDNLQIADEELKVTGTFQGINPDTSHPKGKITLLVTFGGELNYRTEKAMFDVVDLPLPYNGIIGHPALAKFMAASHYAYNTQKLPGPMGVICIPSEKKDAIICVDSIEKQLLLKPRKLSLPPRKGKRKEH